In Panthera leo isolate Ple1 chromosome F3, P.leo_Ple1_pat1.1, whole genome shotgun sequence, one genomic interval encodes:
- the IL19 gene encoding interleukin-19 codes for MKAQRVSLLLVAAVLFLCSVHARGLRRCLVSMDMRHVVESFQEIKKAIQAKDTFQNVTILSTSETLHRIKPLDVCCVTKNLLAFYVDKVFKDHQELNPQILRKLSSIANFFLYMQKALQPCQEQRQCHCREEATNATRIIHDNYDQLEVRSAAIKSLGELDVLLAWLDKNHQENSAA; via the exons ATGAAGGCACAGCGTGTTTCCCTCTTGCTCGTGGCTGCTGTGCTCTTCCTGTGCTCAGTGCATGCCCGAGGTCTGAGAAGATGTCTGGTTTCCATGGACATGCGCCATGTAGTAGAGAGTttccaagaaatcaaaaaagcCATC CAAGCTAAGGACACCTTCCAAAATGTCACCATCCTGTCCACATCGGAGACCCTGCACAGAATTAAG CCCTTAGATGTATGCTGTGTGACCAAGAACCTCCTGGCATTTTACGTGGACAAGGTATTCAAGGACCATCAGGAGCTGAACCCCCAAATCTTGAGAAAACTCAGCAGCATTGCCAACTTTTTCCTCTACATGCAGAAGGCTTTGCAGCCATGT CAGGAGCAGAGGCAGTGCCACTGCAGGGAGGAAGCCACCAACGCCACCAGAATCATCCACGACAACTACGATCAG CTGGAGGTCCGATCAGCGGCCATTAAGtctctgggagaactggacgtCCTTCTGGCCTGGCTTGACAAGAATCATCAAGAAAATTCTGCTGCCTGA